One Actinoplanes missouriensis 431 DNA segment encodes these proteins:
- a CDS encoding SigE family RNA polymerase sigma factor translates to MDFDAFYRDTSRRLMRYAYGLTGDPGEAQDLVQEAYARAWQRWRRVSAYEDPEAWLRLVVNRLSADRWRRLFVRRHHAASAPPAPAVPPPSDDVVLLVRAMRTLPAAHRRALALHYLLDRSVAEIAAETGASTGTVKSWLSRGRAGLAAALGHDSPEGARRVR, encoded by the coding sequence ATGGACTTCGACGCGTTCTACCGGGACACCTCCCGGCGGCTCATGCGTTACGCGTACGGCCTGACCGGTGATCCGGGTGAAGCGCAGGACCTGGTTCAGGAGGCGTACGCGCGGGCGTGGCAGCGCTGGCGGCGGGTCTCCGCCTACGAGGACCCGGAGGCCTGGCTGCGACTCGTGGTGAACCGGCTCTCCGCGGACCGCTGGCGGCGGCTCTTCGTGCGCCGCCACCACGCCGCGTCCGCGCCACCGGCCCCGGCCGTCCCGCCACCCTCCGACGACGTGGTCCTGCTGGTCCGGGCCATGCGGACGCTGCCGGCCGCGCATCGCCGGGCGCTGGCCCTGCACTACCTGCTGGACCGGTCCGTCGCCGAGATCGCGGCCGAGACCGGCGCGTCCACCGGCACCGTCAAGTCCTGGCTGTCCCGCGGCCGGGCCGGCCTGGCCGCCGCCCTCGGCCACGATTCACCGGAAGGAGCCCGCCGTGTCCGCTGA
- the rimM gene encoding ribosome maturation factor RimM (Essential for efficient processing of 16S rRNA), with amino-acid sequence MLVVGQIGKPHGIRGEVSVVVRTDEPEERFTAGSVFITEVPRDRRVNAGPAGAPAPGVPFEVPKQLTLESIRWHQGRGIAVFEGISDRNVAEALRGVFLQVDSADLAPPEDPEEFHDHQLVGLRVESADGTLHGTVSRIDHAPSSDLIVLKKAEGGTALIPFVTAIVPTVDLAGGRVIVDLPEGLLDL; translated from the coding sequence CTGCTCGTCGTAGGCCAGATCGGTAAACCGCACGGCATCCGGGGCGAGGTCTCGGTGGTCGTGCGGACCGACGAGCCCGAGGAACGCTTCACCGCCGGGTCGGTGTTCATCACGGAGGTCCCCCGGGACCGCCGGGTGAACGCCGGCCCGGCGGGCGCTCCGGCTCCTGGCGTCCCGTTCGAAGTTCCGAAACAACTCACCCTCGAGTCGATCCGCTGGCATCAGGGCCGCGGCATCGCCGTCTTCGAGGGCATCTCCGACCGCAACGTCGCCGAAGCGCTGCGCGGAGTCTTCCTCCAGGTGGACAGCGCCGATCTGGCGCCGCCGGAGGACCCCGAGGAGTTCCACGACCACCAGCTGGTCGGGCTGCGGGTCGAGTCTGCCGACGGCACGCTGCACGGCACCGTGTCGCGGATCGACCACGCGCCCTCCTCCGACCTGATCGTGCTGAAGAAGGCCGAGGGCGGGACGGCGCTCATCCCGTTCGTCACCGCGATCGTGCCGACCGTCGACCTGGCGGGCGGCCGTGTGATCGTCGATCTCCCGGAAGGCCTGCTGGATCTGTGA
- a CDS encoding RNA-binding protein, with protein MPAPTRADGALRPALEHLVKGIVDNPDDVRVRLVDSRRGKRLEVRVHPEDLGTVIGRGGRTAKALRQVIGSIGGRGIRVDIVDAY; from the coding sequence GTGCCGGCGCCGACGCGAGCTGACGGGGCGCTCCGGCCCGCGCTGGAGCACCTCGTCAAGGGCATCGTCGACAACCCGGACGACGTCCGGGTCCGGCTGGTCGACTCGCGCCGCGGCAAGCGGCTCGAGGTTCGCGTGCACCCGGAGGACCTGGGAACGGTCATCGGGCGCGGCGGCCGGACGGCCAAGGCCCTGCGTCAGGTGATCGGGTCGATCGGCGGTCGCGGCATTCGCGTAGACATCGTCGACGCGTATTAA
- the lepB gene encoding signal peptidase I: MRSVEPMEGYRPSRRRRGVIRRKEMPLWQELPLLLVVAFCLAVLIRTFLVQAFYIPSGSMENTLLIQDRVLVNKVVYDMRDPLRGEIVVFRGTDDWAPEVTETVSNTFLAKLGRTIGDLVGVSRPGERDFIKRVIGLPGDKVACCDDQGRITVNGIGIDEPYIAEGFNSDLNQPPIAGQCTSRRFTEVTVPAGQMFVMGDHRSVSQDARCQGPVPIENVIGRAFVVVWPSDRFTNLTVPDVWKQFAADHPTAAAGPAVRPRAEGPMVATEVLPLLLGVVLSARSGMSFVTRRRRLRA; encoded by the coding sequence ATGCGAAGCGTGGAACCGATGGAAGGCTATCGGCCGTCCCGACGGCGCCGGGGCGTGATCCGGCGCAAGGAGATGCCGCTCTGGCAGGAGCTGCCGCTGCTGCTCGTGGTGGCGTTCTGCCTGGCCGTGCTCATCCGCACCTTCCTGGTCCAGGCGTTCTACATCCCGTCCGGTTCGATGGAGAACACGCTGCTGATCCAGGACCGGGTCCTGGTCAACAAGGTCGTCTACGACATGCGTGACCCGCTCCGCGGCGAGATCGTGGTGTTCCGGGGGACCGACGACTGGGCCCCCGAGGTGACCGAGACGGTCAGCAACACCTTCCTCGCGAAACTCGGCCGCACGATCGGTGACCTGGTCGGCGTCAGCCGACCCGGCGAGCGCGACTTCATCAAACGGGTGATCGGTCTTCCGGGTGACAAGGTCGCCTGCTGCGACGATCAGGGCCGGATCACGGTGAACGGGATCGGCATCGACGAGCCGTACATCGCGGAGGGTTTCAACTCGGACCTGAACCAGCCTCCGATCGCCGGCCAGTGCACCAGCCGCCGGTTCACCGAGGTGACCGTGCCGGCCGGGCAGATGTTCGTGATGGGCGACCACCGGTCGGTCTCGCAGGATGCCCGGTGCCAGGGTCCGGTGCCGATCGAGAACGTCATCGGCCGCGCCTTCGTGGTGGTCTGGCCGAGTGACCGGTTCACCAACCTCACCGTTCCTGACGTGTGGAAACAGTTCGCGGCGGACCATCCGACGGCGGCCGCGGGCCCGGCTGTCCGGCCGCGCGCGGAGGGCCCGATGGTCGCCACCGAGGTGCTGCCGCTTCTGCTCGGTGTTGTTTTATCCGCGCGTTCCGGCATGTCGTTCGTGACTCGACGACGTAGGCTCCGAGCGTGA
- the rpsP gene encoding 30S ribosomal protein S16 produces MAVKIRLLRMGKIRNPQYRIVVADSRTKRDGRAIEYVGIYQPKEHPSVIEVKSDRVQYWLGVGAQPSEAVQRILEKTGDWQQFKGLPAPPPLLVAPSKQSRTEIYQEEAKAAAGVADTKPATTPKSKKAAAPEVAEARPADTKAADPAEPNREAVAETAQDPAGAGADAS; encoded by the coding sequence GTGGCCGTTAAGATCCGGCTCCTGCGGATGGGCAAGATCCGCAACCCGCAGTACCGCATCGTCGTCGCCGACTCGCGCACCAAGCGCGACGGCCGCGCCATCGAGTACGTCGGCATCTACCAGCCGAAGGAACACCCCTCGGTCATCGAGGTCAAGTCCGACCGCGTTCAGTACTGGCTGGGCGTCGGCGCGCAGCCGAGCGAGGCCGTGCAGCGCATTCTCGAGAAGACCGGCGACTGGCAGCAGTTCAAGGGTCTGCCGGCCCCGCCGCCCCTGCTCGTCGCGCCGAGCAAGCAGAGCCGGACCGAGATCTACCAGGAAGAGGCGAAGGCCGCTGCCGGTGTCGCCGACACCAAGCCGGCCACCACGCCGAAGTCGAAGAAGGCCGCTGCTCCGGAGGTCGCCGAGGCTCGCCCGGCCGACACCAAGGCCGCCGACCCGGCCGAGCCGAACCGCGAGGCTGTCGCCGAGACTGCACAGGACCCGGCCGGTGCCGGCGCCGACGCGAGCTGA
- a CDS encoding outer membrane protein assembly factor BamB family protein, with the protein MSADLDDLFTALGRHCDALPPPGVADARRRGAARRRNRALAAAAAVLLVLAGAGVVTWQRRHAEPILPATTPARIRGMAPVGEPLRLPAGSTWTSARISGTHVYGLAGAPDSRVQALDAATGVTTWTAATPPSAAALTVTPRAVLLRGDDGWRFHDPDTGAVLWTPAIGDRWRVLSHTDVALLVDLRSGDLAGHDIVTGRKLWTASGGGHPLQGLNVMRTAADGADFAPYGTGDRDTPFTDDRLILVTEKGDVVIRDIRTGRVRTTVPAARPDVGGVTGYEGIVYTTDRVDGRISIRATDTDAGTSAIVYRRGAAQTFFPCGPRRLCVYEEQQSGMVLLLIDVTDGRILRETPAPRGAGAGAARNGRVATSITVGSDSWTVVLDENGGQLAEAPGAGGFIDDGNVLALVRDPATGRFTARAISGVDGRTIDLGEMPEISGGCDWNADYLTCPTGSELWTWKFER; encoded by the coding sequence GTGTCCGCTGATCTCGACGACCTGTTCACGGCACTGGGCCGGCACTGCGACGCGCTGCCCCCGCCCGGGGTCGCGGACGCGCGCCGCCGGGGCGCCGCCCGCCGGCGGAACCGTGCCCTGGCCGCGGCCGCCGCGGTGCTGCTGGTGCTGGCCGGCGCCGGGGTGGTGACCTGGCAGCGGCGGCACGCCGAACCGATCCTGCCGGCGACGACCCCGGCCCGGATCCGCGGGATGGCGCCGGTCGGCGAGCCACTGCGCCTGCCGGCCGGGTCCACGTGGACGAGCGCCCGGATCTCCGGGACCCATGTGTACGGTCTGGCCGGCGCCCCGGACAGCCGGGTGCAGGCGCTGGACGCGGCGACCGGCGTGACCACCTGGACCGCCGCCACGCCACCGTCCGCGGCCGCGCTGACCGTGACACCCCGCGCCGTCCTGCTCCGTGGCGACGACGGCTGGCGGTTCCACGACCCGGACACCGGCGCGGTCCTGTGGACGCCAGCCATCGGCGACCGCTGGCGTGTGCTGTCACACACCGACGTGGCGCTGCTCGTGGACCTCCGCAGCGGCGATCTCGCCGGACACGACATCGTGACCGGCCGGAAGCTCTGGACGGCGTCCGGCGGCGGCCACCCGCTCCAGGGCCTGAACGTGATGCGGACCGCGGCGGACGGCGCGGACTTCGCGCCCTACGGCACCGGTGATCGGGACACCCCGTTCACCGACGACCGGCTGATCCTGGTCACCGAGAAGGGCGACGTGGTGATCAGGGACATCCGGACCGGCAGGGTGCGCACGACCGTGCCGGCCGCGCGGCCGGACGTCGGCGGCGTGACCGGGTACGAGGGCATCGTCTACACCACCGACCGGGTCGACGGCCGGATCAGCATCCGTGCCACCGACACGGACGCCGGCACCTCCGCGATCGTCTACCGTCGCGGCGCGGCGCAGACCTTCTTCCCGTGCGGGCCGCGGCGCCTCTGCGTCTACGAGGAGCAGCAGTCCGGCATGGTCCTGCTGCTGATCGACGTGACCGACGGGCGGATCCTCCGGGAGACTCCGGCACCGCGCGGGGCGGGAGCCGGCGCGGCCCGCAACGGGCGTGTCGCGACCTCGATCACGGTCGGATCGGATTCCTGGACGGTGGTGCTCGACGAGAACGGCGGTCAGCTGGCCGAGGCGCCCGGCGCGGGCGGCTTCATCGACGACGGCAACGTGCTGGCGCTGGTCCGCGATCCGGCGACCGGCCGGTTCACCGCACGGGCGATCTCCGGTGTCGACGGCCGCACGATCGACCTCGGCGAGATGCCGGAGATCTCCGGCGGGTGCGACTGGAACGCCGACTACCTGACCTGCCCGACCGGCTCCGAGCTGTGGACCTGGAAATTCGAGCGCTGA
- a CDS encoding DUF402 domain-containing protein has translation MVFHAGRPVLYRNFSGSRLVHVRPCRVISDDDRGLLLWLARGSAVLNETAVDGRGVRDMSFADWSVCARRLVPTTWSGPGILMFLPAEGEHSVWFFRTDEGVFREWYVNLEEHGVRWDDGDVAGVDVMDQDLDVVAAPDRTWRWKDEDEFAERLALPEHYWVPDPDAVRAEGRRVIEKIEAGEFPFDGTWTDFQPGPDWPVPREVPPGWDRPAAR, from the coding sequence ATGGTCTTCCACGCGGGCCGGCCGGTCCTCTACCGAAACTTCTCGGGGTCCCGGCTGGTCCACGTCCGGCCCTGCCGGGTGATCTCCGACGACGACCGCGGGCTGCTCCTCTGGCTGGCCCGCGGCTCGGCCGTCCTCAACGAGACGGCGGTGGACGGCCGCGGCGTGCGGGACATGTCGTTCGCCGACTGGTCCGTCTGTGCCCGCCGCCTGGTCCCGACGACCTGGTCCGGGCCGGGGATCCTGATGTTCCTGCCGGCCGAGGGCGAGCACTCGGTCTGGTTCTTCCGCACCGACGAGGGCGTGTTCCGCGAGTGGTACGTCAACCTCGAGGAGCACGGTGTCCGCTGGGACGACGGTGACGTGGCCGGCGTCGACGTGATGGACCAGGACCTGGACGTGGTGGCCGCGCCGGACCGCACCTGGCGCTGGAAGGACGAGGACGAGTTCGCCGAGCGCCTGGCGCTGCCCGAGCACTACTGGGTGCCGGACCCGGACGCGGTCCGGGCGGAGGGTCGCCGCGTGATCGAGAAGATCGAGGCCGGCGAGTTCCCGTTCGACGGCACCTGGACCGATTTCCAGCCCGGCCCGGACTGGCCCGTGCCACGCGAGGTCCCGCCGGGGTGGGACCGCCCGGCGGCGCGGTGA
- a CDS encoding SigE family RNA polymerase sigma factor, which produces MTGTDDFDAFYRDTSRRLTRYAFGLTGDAGAAQDLVQEAYARAWQRWRRVSGYEDPEAWLRLVVNRLSTDRWRRVFRRRAHDAAQAPLPPAPPPSENTVLLVRAMRDLPPAHRQALVLHYLMDRTIAEIAAETGASTGTVKSWLSRGRAGLAVALGASPGETETAGTNREGARRAR; this is translated from the coding sequence ATGACGGGGACCGATGACTTCGACGCGTTCTACCGGGACACGTCGCGGCGGCTGACGCGGTACGCGTTCGGGCTGACCGGTGACGCCGGGGCCGCTCAGGACCTGGTCCAGGAGGCGTACGCGCGGGCCTGGCAACGCTGGCGGCGGGTCTCCGGATACGAGGACCCGGAGGCCTGGCTGCGGCTGGTCGTGAACCGGCTCTCCACCGACCGGTGGCGGCGGGTGTTCCGGCGTCGCGCCCACGACGCGGCGCAGGCGCCCCTGCCGCCGGCCCCGCCCCCGTCCGAGAACACCGTGCTGCTGGTCCGCGCGATGCGGGACCTGCCGCCGGCGCATCGGCAGGCGCTGGTCCTGCACTACCTGATGGACCGGACGATCGCCGAGATCGCCGCCGAGACCGGCGCGTCCACCGGCACCGTCAAGTCCTGGCTGTCCCGCGGGCGCGCCGGCCTCGCCGTCGCGCTCGGCGCCTCCCCAGGAGAGACCGAGACAGCCGGGACGAACAGGGAAGGAGCTCGCCGTGCCCGCTGA
- the lepB gene encoding signal peptidase I, whose amino-acid sequence MIDEQTEKRRGSFWRELPILLGVAILVAVLVRAFVLQTFYIPSPSMEHTLNVWDRVLVNKLVYDFRDPRRGEILVFKAPTEWQSGTEGEDFIKRVIGTPGDNVVCCDNEQRLMINGVSLDEPYIYTESDGTRNQVADQNFDITVPAGRLWVMGDHREASGDSLEHYEQSTATDEAGKLQDATVPIDSVVGRAFTIFWPAGRATWLSVPDEYDAIPNAAGK is encoded by the coding sequence GTGATTGACGAGCAGACCGAAAAGCGCCGCGGCTCGTTCTGGCGCGAACTCCCCATTCTGCTGGGTGTGGCGATCCTCGTCGCGGTCCTGGTGCGCGCCTTCGTCCTGCAGACGTTCTACATCCCGTCCCCGTCGATGGAGCACACCCTCAACGTGTGGGACCGGGTCCTGGTCAACAAGCTCGTCTACGACTTCCGCGACCCGCGCCGCGGCGAGATCCTCGTCTTCAAGGCGCCCACCGAGTGGCAGTCCGGCACCGAGGGCGAGGACTTCATCAAGCGGGTCATCGGCACCCCCGGCGACAACGTCGTCTGCTGCGACAACGAGCAGCGCCTGATGATCAACGGCGTCTCGCTCGACGAGCCGTACATCTACACCGAGTCCGACGGCACCCGCAACCAGGTCGCCGATCAGAACTTCGACATCACCGTCCCGGCGGGCCGGCTCTGGGTGATGGGCGACCACCGCGAGGCGTCCGGCGACTCCCTGGAGCACTACGAGCAGAGCACCGCGACCGATGAGGCCGGCAAGCTGCAGGACGCGACGGTGCCGATCGACTCGGTGGTCGGCCGCGCGTTCACCATCTTCTGGCCGGCCGGGCGGGCCACCTGGCTCTCCGTGCCGGACGAGTACGACGCGATT
- a CDS encoding outer membrane protein assembly factor BamB family protein: protein MPADLDEMFADLSRDGDTVPVAPAEVARRRGARRSRNRAVAAALATLLVITGVGAAAWQRGHRTEPILPATPNSPIRGLEPLGEPLDLGADRYWNHPVLSQGRLFAVSVPAGAGVDGRANRGVAADERTGDILWSTPDELGGTDIPVPIAGTVLLREAATRPVMHLLDPATGAEHWSLVHELDDDLVVHPDVLVRVHAADGLTEGLDMRTGERLWSAPGGADRPRFTAGIDAGSGRQSWGLSNNQPFSDGYMFQQLTSGRMLIRDVRTGEVRNRIAKVLNSQSGLTTVHDGMVVWPVGDEIRTAVLGDDGTSRVIHTLEPGREPQDIFGCGPGRICVSDTESALVAVDVASARVLWTAPGGNTFGGGSARAGRTLTTGTRGSALRDETGRVLFQGSELGWVDDGNLLVFQVERDSPRVTAVAVSAVDGTRTVLGEVPGGAVRPGAGANCAWSTTTLVCVDESRLIRYRFTR from the coding sequence GTGCCCGCTGATCTGGACGAGATGTTCGCCGACCTGAGCCGGGACGGCGACACGGTCCCGGTGGCGCCGGCCGAGGTGGCGCGGCGGCGCGGCGCCCGGCGCAGCCGCAACCGGGCCGTGGCCGCGGCACTCGCCACGCTACTGGTGATCACCGGTGTGGGCGCCGCCGCCTGGCAGCGCGGCCATCGGACCGAGCCGATCCTGCCGGCCACGCCGAACTCCCCGATCCGGGGCCTGGAACCCCTGGGAGAGCCGCTCGACCTCGGTGCCGACCGATACTGGAACCACCCGGTCCTCTCGCAGGGCCGGCTGTTCGCCGTCTCCGTGCCGGCCGGCGCGGGCGTCGACGGCCGCGCGAACCGTGGCGTGGCGGCCGACGAGCGGACCGGTGACATCCTCTGGAGCACCCCGGACGAACTGGGCGGCACCGACATCCCGGTCCCGATCGCGGGCACCGTGCTCCTGCGCGAGGCCGCGACCCGGCCCGTCATGCACCTGCTCGACCCGGCCACCGGCGCGGAACACTGGTCGCTGGTCCACGAGCTCGACGACGATCTGGTCGTCCACCCCGATGTGCTGGTGCGGGTGCACGCCGCCGACGGACTCACCGAGGGCCTCGACATGCGCACCGGCGAGCGGCTCTGGTCGGCGCCGGGCGGCGCCGACCGTCCCAGGTTCACCGCGGGCATTGACGCCGGGTCCGGGAGACAGAGCTGGGGCCTGAGCAACAACCAGCCGTTCAGCGACGGATACATGTTCCAGCAGTTGACGAGCGGCCGGATGCTGATCCGGGACGTCCGTACCGGGGAGGTGCGCAACCGCATCGCCAAGGTCCTCAACAGCCAGAGCGGGCTCACCACGGTGCACGACGGGATGGTGGTCTGGCCGGTCGGCGACGAGATCCGGACGGCCGTGCTCGGCGACGACGGCACGTCCCGGGTGATCCACACTCTCGAACCCGGCCGGGAGCCGCAGGACATCTTCGGGTGCGGGCCGGGCCGGATCTGTGTGAGCGACACCGAGTCCGCGCTGGTGGCGGTCGACGTCGCCTCGGCACGGGTGCTCTGGACGGCACCGGGAGGCAACACTTTCGGCGGCGGCAGTGCCCGGGCCGGCCGGACGCTCACCACCGGCACCCGGGGATCGGCACTGCGCGACGAGACCGGCCGTGTGCTCTTCCAGGGGTCGGAACTCGGCTGGGTCGACGACGGGAACCTGCTCGTCTTCCAAGTGGAACGGGACAGCCCCCGGGTGACGGCCGTCGCGGTGTCGGCCGTGGACGGCACGCGGACCGTCCTGGGCGAGGTCCCCGGCGGCGCGGTGCGGCCCGGCGCCGGCGCCAACTGCGCGTGGAGCACCACGACGCTGGTCTGTGTCGACGAGTCCCGGCTGATCCGTTACCGGTTCACCCGCTGA
- the proS gene encoding proline--tRNA ligase, which yields MARVLTPRAEDFPRWYQDLIAKAQLADNGPVRGTMVIRPVAYAVWERMQADMDARIKAAGVQNAYFPLFIPENYLRREADHVEGFSPELAVVTHAGGKELAEPLVVRPTSETVIGEFMAKWVDSYRDLPLLLNQWANVVRWELRPRTFLRTTEFLWQEGHTAHATEADAREHARDIHRNVYQAFMEEFLAIPVIPGRKTKGERFAGATNTMTVEAMMGDGKALQMGTSHELGQNFAKAFDITYSSAERTVEHAWTTSWGTSTRMVGGLIMVHGDDNGLRLPPRAAPIQVQIMVVKAGEGVAEAAGKLRDELTTAGVRVKLDDRADIPFGRRAVDAELQGIPIRVEVGPRDLATGNVTVARRIDGSKSPIALADVTGAVTSALKADQQRLYDDALAFREERTFDVKTLAEALEAAQTGFARVPWSAVGEAGEKEANGKAVTVRCLTREDGSMPESDDEPDLIAYLGRSY from the coding sequence ATGGCTCGCGTGCTCACTCCCCGTGCGGAGGACTTTCCCCGCTGGTACCAGGACCTGATCGCCAAGGCGCAGCTCGCCGACAACGGCCCGGTGCGCGGGACGATGGTGATCCGTCCGGTGGCGTACGCCGTCTGGGAGCGGATGCAGGCGGACATGGACGCCCGGATCAAGGCGGCCGGCGTACAGAACGCGTACTTCCCGCTCTTCATCCCGGAGAACTACCTGCGCCGCGAGGCCGATCACGTGGAGGGCTTCTCGCCGGAGCTGGCCGTGGTCACCCACGCCGGTGGCAAGGAGCTCGCCGAGCCGCTGGTGGTGCGTCCCACCAGCGAGACCGTGATCGGCGAGTTCATGGCGAAGTGGGTCGACTCGTACCGTGATCTGCCGTTGCTCTTGAACCAGTGGGCCAACGTGGTGCGCTGGGAGCTGCGGCCGCGCACGTTCCTGCGGACCACCGAGTTCCTCTGGCAGGAGGGCCACACCGCGCACGCGACCGAGGCGGACGCCCGTGAGCACGCCCGTGACATCCACCGCAACGTCTACCAGGCGTTCATGGAGGAGTTCCTGGCGATCCCGGTGATCCCCGGCCGCAAGACGAAGGGCGAGCGGTTCGCCGGCGCGACGAACACGATGACCGTCGAGGCCATGATGGGCGACGGCAAGGCGCTGCAGATGGGCACGTCGCACGAGCTCGGGCAGAACTTCGCGAAGGCGTTCGACATCACGTACTCGTCGGCCGAGCGCACCGTCGAGCACGCCTGGACCACCTCGTGGGGCACCTCGACCCGGATGGTCGGCGGTCTGATCATGGTCCACGGTGACGACAACGGCCTGCGGCTTCCGCCGCGTGCCGCGCCGATCCAGGTGCAGATCATGGTGGTCAAGGCCGGCGAGGGCGTCGCGGAAGCGGCGGGCAAGCTCCGCGACGAGCTCACCACCGCGGGGGTACGGGTGAAGCTCGACGACCGTGCGGACATCCCGTTCGGCCGGCGCGCTGTCGACGCCGAACTGCAGGGCATCCCGATCCGCGTCGAGGTCGGCCCGCGGGACCTCGCGACCGGCAACGTGACAGTGGCCCGCCGGATCGACGGCTCCAAGTCCCCGATCGCGCTCGCCGACGTGACCGGCGCGGTCACCAGCGCTCTCAAGGCCGACCAGCAGCGCCTGTACGACGACGCGCTGGCGTTCCGCGAGGAGCGCACGTTCGACGTGAAGACGCTGGCCGAGGCGCTCGAGGCGGCGCAGACCGGGTTCGCCCGGGTGCCGTGGTCGGCGGTCGGCGAGGCGGGTGAGAAGGAGGCGAACGGCAAGGCGGTGACCGTCCGCTGCCTGACCCGCGAGGACGGCTCGATGCCGGAGTCGGACGACGAACCGGACCTGATCGCGTACCTGGGCCGCTCGTACTGA
- the trmD gene encoding tRNA (guanosine(37)-N1)-methyltransferase TrmD — protein MKVDIISIFPDYFAPLDLSLIGKARTTGTLDLSVHDLRTWTYDVHRTVDDSPYGGGPGMVMRPEPWGEALDAVAAPGATLVIPSPVGKPFTQADAHELAELDHLVFACGRYEGIDQRVIDDAADRMPVREVSLGDYVLFGGEVAVIVIMEAITRLLPGVLGNAESLTEESHAAGLLEAPVYTKPQSWRDREVPDVLRSGDHGRIARWRREQSLVRTASRRPDMWAAYPPEKLDKKDRKALVEGGFQIPGQDVAE, from the coding sequence GTGAAGGTCGACATCATCTCGATCTTCCCGGACTATTTCGCACCGCTGGACCTCTCGCTGATCGGCAAGGCGCGGACGACCGGGACGCTCGACCTCTCCGTGCACGATCTGCGCACCTGGACCTATGACGTGCACCGGACGGTGGACGACAGCCCGTACGGCGGCGGTCCCGGCATGGTGATGCGCCCCGAGCCGTGGGGCGAGGCCCTGGACGCGGTCGCCGCTCCGGGCGCGACCCTGGTGATCCCCTCCCCGGTCGGCAAGCCGTTCACCCAGGCCGACGCGCACGAGCTGGCCGAGCTGGACCACCTGGTCTTCGCCTGCGGGCGGTACGAGGGCATCGACCAGCGGGTGATCGACGACGCGGCGGACCGGATGCCGGTGCGCGAGGTCTCCCTCGGTGACTACGTGCTGTTCGGCGGCGAGGTCGCGGTCATCGTGATCATGGAAGCGATCACCCGGCTGCTGCCCGGCGTGCTCGGCAACGCCGAGTCGCTGACCGAGGAGTCGCACGCGGCCGGCCTGCTGGAGGCCCCGGTCTACACCAAACCGCAGTCCTGGCGCGACCGCGAGGTGCCGGACGTGCTGCGCTCCGGCGACCACGGCCGGATCGCCCGCTGGCGGCGTGAGCAGAGCCTGGTGCGGACCGCGTCCCGGCGGCCGGACATGTGGGCCGCCTACCCTCCGGAAAAACTGGACAAGAAGGACCGGAAGGCGCTGGTCGAGGGCGGATTTCAGATCCCCGGCCAGGATGTGGCAGAGTAG
- the rplS gene encoding 50S ribosomal protein L19, whose translation MNTLDALDAQSQRTDLPDFRAGDTLKVHARVVEGNRSRVQVFQGVVIGRQGAGLRETFKIRKISFGVGVERTYPLNSPAIDRIEVITRGDVRRAKLYYLRELRGKKAKIKELREKQSV comes from the coding sequence ATGAACACGCTGGACGCTCTCGACGCCCAGTCGCAGCGCACCGACCTTCCCGACTTCCGCGCCGGTGACACGCTCAAGGTGCACGCCCGGGTCGTCGAAGGTAACCGTTCCCGTGTCCAGGTCTTCCAGGGCGTCGTGATCGGCCGCCAGGGTGCCGGCCTGCGCGAGACCTTCAAGATCCGCAAGATCAGCTTCGGTGTCGGCGTCGAGCGGACCTACCCGCTCAACAGCCCGGCGATCGACCGGATCGAGGTCATCACCCGCGGTGACGTGCGCCGGGCGAAGCTCTACTACCTGCGTGAGCTCCGTGGCAAGAAGGCCAAGATCAAGGAGCTTCGGGAGAAGCAGTCCGTCTGA